A stretch of Pirellulales bacterium DNA encodes these proteins:
- a CDS encoding OmpA family protein, which produces MLRNTLFLAVVLAAASGCGRLVFQPKNGAQQTAAAQQQIAQQTQEYQTRAAALDRDNQELESLLAQSRQQIQLLNGELTATREQLRTTTDQLVAMRTDNETLRTQSSQLVSTQQQRAGAEIRANNSLLKNLQIKGLPGVEVRQDGDVLRVEIPGDRIFMPGSPYLQNGAEQLLTTVAADLRRNFPDHIIGIEGHTDDAATHSQQFPTHHHLSAAQALTVSNLLVQRSTMPEAQMFVIGHGANHPIVSNASEEGRARNRRIEFVVYPERIALR; this is translated from the coding sequence ATGCTCCGGAACACGCTCTTCTTGGCCGTCGTGCTTGCCGCCGCCAGCGGTTGCGGGCGGCTTGTGTTCCAGCCGAAGAACGGCGCCCAGCAAACGGCGGCGGCGCAGCAGCAGATCGCGCAGCAAACGCAGGAGTACCAAACCCGGGCCGCGGCGCTCGATCGCGACAATCAGGAGCTTGAGTCGCTCTTGGCCCAGTCGCGACAACAGATCCAACTCCTCAACGGCGAGCTCACGGCCACGCGCGAGCAGCTTCGCACCACGACCGACCAGCTCGTTGCGATGCGAACCGACAACGAAACGCTGCGGACGCAGAGTTCGCAGTTGGTGTCGACGCAACAACAGCGAGCCGGCGCCGAGATCCGAGCGAACAATTCCCTGCTCAAGAACCTGCAGATCAAAGGACTGCCCGGAGTCGAGGTCCGGCAGGACGGCGACGTCCTGCGAGTCGAGATCCCCGGCGACAGGATTTTCATGCCGGGGAGCCCCTACCTGCAAAACGGGGCCGAGCAGCTGTTGACGACCGTCGCAGCCGACTTGCGGCGAAACTTCCCCGATCACATCATCGGGATCGAGGGGCACACCGACGACGCAGCAACTCACTCGCAACAGTTCCCGACGCATCATCACTTGTCGGCCGCTCAGGCGCTCACCGTCTCGAACCTGCTGGTGCAGCGCAGCACGATGCCCGAGGCCCAGATGTTCGTCATCGGCCACGGGGCGAATCATCCGATCGTCTCGAATGCGAGCGAAGAAGGTCGAGCCCGGAATCGGCGGATCGAATTCGTCGTCTATCCCGAACGAATCGCGCTGCGGTAA
- a CDS encoding prepilin peptidase: MILFAAISLPVVLGVAATAGLLLGAAVNWATYWLSWNRRHVSPWSPPHADAPPRRASDRAPLIGWFGLRREHVVHGPRFWVRPLVVEFVMAVGTAALAWWEFGRLGLVRGQFAHLAGAWPPDGALAIDPGAILPTLAAHALLVALMAAASLIDIDEKTIPDGITVYGTLAALVLSAWSPFALLPQVVARGEERAAVAAPIQFEMPHAVRDTGIDLEPVGNAAPHPLPRTRVESSKFADLAVAAGCYLAWCLALTPRIYRGRHGVCRGLAIIGARVRREVARPPLLWLWLAGWGAIVGVWLRGGPGWAGLYAALVGMLGGGAMVWGVRLVGSWALRREAMGFGDVTLMMMIGAFVGWQACVVIFFLAPLAGLLVGISQILLRRGDEIPYGPFLCLATLAVVVRWADVWNFAAPLFEFTWLVPAALAVCLVLLGAMLVLWRNIKEALFGVPEDER; the protein is encoded by the coding sequence ATGATTCTATTCGCTGCCATTTCTCTGCCGGTCGTCCTCGGCGTTGCGGCCACGGCGGGGCTTCTGCTGGGCGCCGCAGTGAATTGGGCGACGTACTGGCTGTCGTGGAATCGCCGGCACGTGTCGCCGTGGTCGCCGCCGCATGCCGACGCGCCTCCGCGCCGGGCGAGCGATCGGGCGCCGCTGATCGGTTGGTTCGGATTGCGGCGGGAGCACGTGGTGCACGGACCGCGGTTCTGGGTGCGACCGCTGGTCGTCGAATTCGTGATGGCCGTCGGAACGGCGGCGCTCGCTTGGTGGGAGTTCGGCCGGCTGGGGCTCGTTCGGGGGCAGTTTGCGCATCTGGCGGGGGCATGGCCGCCGGACGGGGCATTGGCGATCGACCCCGGCGCCATCCTGCCGACCCTGGCGGCTCACGCGTTGCTCGTGGCGCTCATGGCCGCGGCGAGCCTCATCGACATCGACGAGAAGACGATCCCCGACGGGATTACGGTGTACGGGACTCTGGCGGCGCTGGTGCTGTCGGCTTGGTCGCCGTTCGCCCTGCTGCCGCAAGTCGTCGCGCGCGGCGAGGAACGAGCGGCGGTCGCGGCGCCGATCCAGTTTGAGATGCCCCACGCGGTGCGCGACACGGGCATCGACCTCGAGCCGGTCGGCAACGCGGCGCCCCACCCGCTGCCGCGCACGCGGGTCGAGTCGAGCAAGTTCGCCGATCTGGCGGTCGCCGCGGGATGTTATCTGGCGTGGTGTTTGGCGCTGACGCCGCGAATCTACCGCGGTCGTCACGGAGTCTGTCGCGGGTTGGCGATCATCGGGGCGCGGGTGCGGCGCGAGGTGGCGCGCCCCCCGCTGTTGTGGCTGTGGCTGGCGGGGTGGGGAGCGATCGTCGGCGTCTGGCTGCGCGGCGGGCCCGGCTGGGCCGGCCTCTACGCGGCGCTCGTCGGCATGCTCGGCGGCGGGGCCATGGTGTGGGGCGTGCGGCTCGTCGGCTCCTGGGCCTTGCGACGCGAAGCGATGGGCTTTGGCGACGTGACGCTGATGATGATGATCGGCGCCTTCGTCGGATGGCAGGCGTGCGTCGTCATTTTCTTCCTCGCGCCGCTCGCCGGATTGCTCGTGGGAATCAGCCAGATCCTGCTGCGTCGCGGCGACGAAATCCCTTACGGACCGTTCTTGTGCCTGGCGACGCTGGCGGTCGTCGTTCGCTGGGCCGACGTCTGGAACTTTGCGGCGCCGCTCTTCGAGTTCACTTGGCTCGTGCCGGCGGCCTTGGCCGTGTGTCTGGTCCTGCTGGGGGCGATGTTGGTGCTGTGGCGGAACATCAAGGAGGCGTTGTTCGGCGTTCCGGAGGACGAGCGATGA
- a CDS encoding shikimate kinase — MTEPQRIALIGYRGTGKTTVARLLATALGWDWIDTDVEVELRAGKSIAAIFADDGEGAFRDSEAKVVAELCGRKRVVLALGGGAVLRKDNQGAIATCGAVVWLRAGVDEIERRIAADATTAGRRPNLTNSGGRQEIERVLAARTPIYAGCATLVVDTDGKAPETIAAEIVAAIG, encoded by the coding sequence ATGACCGAACCGCAACGGATTGCATTGATCGGCTACCGCGGCACGGGGAAGACGACCGTGGCGCGGCTCTTGGCGACGGCGCTTGGGTGGGATTGGATCGACACCGACGTCGAGGTCGAGTTGCGAGCCGGCAAGTCGATTGCGGCGATCTTCGCCGATGACGGCGAGGGCGCCTTTCGTGATTCGGAAGCCAAGGTCGTCGCCGAGTTGTGCGGGCGCAAGCGGGTCGTGCTCGCCCTGGGGGGCGGAGCCGTGTTGCGGAAGGACAACCAGGGGGCGATCGCGACGTGCGGAGCCGTCGTCTGGCTCCGCGCCGGCGTCGACGAGATCGAACGGCGGATTGCAGCGGATGCAACGACCGCCGGCCGCCGGCCCAATCTCACCAACTCCGGCGGTCGGCAGGAAATCGAGCGCGTCCTTGCCGCCCGGACGCCGATTTACGCGGGATGTGCTACTCTTGTGGTCGATACCGACGGCAAGGCGCCCGAAACGATCGCCGCCGAAATCGTGGCGGCGATTGGCTAG
- the aroE gene encoding shikimate dehydrogenase yields the protein MICVAIGRSRHKHMLAEHKHLAEQGAKMVELRLDYLTSKVSIRRLLADRPEGTQIIITCRRKEDGGKWAGSEEARMLILREAIAEGVDYVDLEEDVAAQIPRFGRTKRIISYHNFRKTPDNLRELHTEMARLDPDIIKIATMANTPHDNLRMLEMMQESTVPTVGMCMGDMGTPSRILAGKFGAPFTYATFHHERALAPGQLSFKQMTEIYRYERIGHDTDVYGVIADPVGHSLSPHIHNAEYEELGIDAVYCPFRVPTDCLDQFMHDAPRLGIRGLSVTIPHKEAIAKHLTKVDPAVKSIAAVNTVVFDGAERIGYNTDYNAAMDCLEHSLGEIGEQPSPLANKRVLVLGAGGVARPIVFGCRKRGASVTIASRTMKRSERLAEAFDAKAVEWESRHRVNCDVIVNCTPIGMHPNVDESPIGKTYLKPSMLVFDTVYNPETTLLVKDARSRPCNVITGVEMFVRQAQLQFYLFTRKEGSAARMHKTVKRVIGPLRDWSGEDAGEEPNGDGEAS from the coding sequence ATGATCTGCGTCGCCATCGGTCGCTCGCGTCACAAGCACATGCTCGCCGAGCACAAGCACCTTGCCGAGCAAGGGGCGAAGATGGTCGAGTTGCGGCTCGACTATCTCACGAGCAAGGTGAGCATCCGCCGCTTGCTGGCCGATCGGCCCGAGGGAACGCAGATCATCATCACCTGCCGGCGCAAAGAGGACGGGGGCAAGTGGGCTGGCTCTGAGGAGGCGCGGATGCTGATCCTCCGCGAGGCGATCGCCGAGGGAGTCGATTACGTCGATCTCGAAGAGGACGTCGCGGCGCAAATCCCGCGGTTCGGACGGACGAAGCGGATCATCAGCTACCACAACTTCCGCAAGACGCCCGACAACCTGCGCGAGTTGCACACCGAGATGGCGCGGCTCGACCCCGACATCATCAAGATTGCGACGATGGCCAACACGCCGCACGACAATCTGCGGATGCTGGAGATGATGCAGGAGAGCACCGTCCCCACGGTGGGGATGTGCATGGGGGACATGGGGACCCCGTCGCGGATTCTGGCGGGCAAGTTCGGGGCGCCGTTCACCTATGCCACGTTCCACCACGAACGAGCCTTGGCGCCGGGACAGCTCAGCTTCAAGCAGATGACCGAGATCTACCGCTACGAACGGATCGGGCACGACACGGACGTGTACGGCGTGATCGCGGATCCGGTGGGGCACTCGCTGAGCCCGCACATTCACAACGCCGAGTACGAGGAGTTGGGAATCGACGCGGTCTACTGCCCGTTCCGCGTGCCGACCGACTGTCTCGATCAGTTCATGCACGACGCGCCACGGCTGGGGATCCGGGGGCTGAGCGTGACGATCCCCCACAAAGAGGCGATCGCCAAGCACCTGACCAAGGTCGATCCGGCGGTGAAGAGCATCGCCGCGGTGAATACGGTCGTCTTCGACGGCGCCGAGCGGATCGGCTACAACACCGACTACAACGCGGCGATGGATTGCCTCGAGCACAGCCTGGGCGAGATCGGCGAACAGCCGAGCCCGCTGGCGAACAAGCGGGTGCTTGTGCTGGGCGCCGGGGGCGTGGCCCGGCCGATCGTGTTCGGCTGCCGCAAGCGCGGCGCGAGCGTGACGATCGCCTCGCGCACGATGAAGCGCAGCGAGCGGCTCGCCGAGGCGTTCGACGCCAAGGCGGTCGAGTGGGAGTCCCGCCACCGCGTCAACTGCGACGTGATCGTCAACTGCACGCCGATCGGCATGCACCCGAACGTCGACGAGTCGCCGATCGGCAAAACCTATCTCAAACCGTCGATGCTGGTGTTCGACACCGTCTACAACCCCGAGACGACGCTGCTGGTCAAGGACGCCCGCAGTCGGCCGTGCAACGTGATCACGGGGGTCGAGATGTTCGTTCGTCAGGCGCAGTTGCAGTTCTATCTGTTTACGCGCAAAGAAGGCTCGGCAGCGCGGATGCACAAGACGGTCAAGCGAGTCATCGGCCCGCTGCGCGATTGGAGCGGGGAGGATGCGGGCGAAGAGCCGAACGGGGACGGAGAGGCGTCGTAA
- the mutL gene encoding DNA mismatch repair endonuclease MutL, with protein sequence MPTIRQLSSLVVNKIAAGEVIERPASVVKELVENSLDAGARRIDVVVEQGGTELISINDDGCGIAAEELPLAVASHATSKIRDADDLFRVATLGFRGEALASIAAVSRMTIRSRVAEAESAAELEIVGGRAEPIRPAAGPIGTRIEVRQLFFNTPVRQKFMRTAPTESGHIVEALTRAALAHPRVHFALSHGGRLLHDLPPADLPQRIAALFGPDLAAALIPVESVEPELRLHGFVANPSESRPNNRMQYLFLNGRPIRDRSLQHALGEAYRGLLLTGRYPVCFLHLEMPPAAIDVNVHPTKLEVRFQDGGRVYSQLLATLRTKFLSTDLAARGNLAAAAGGAGVLGDEAANTQVSELVAWAQRQTTFVAPLEEGGGAFGDSPIGARDRGPLAMHAVDPLATARTAMGGARPSATGESTGAQQGGGGENCIAEQEGRVDGGHGVPAPQGATLRALQIHDRYLVAETAEGLEVIDQHALHERILYEALRERVLAGALESQRLLVPEPVDLPAAEAAAALEQRELLAQLGIEVEGFGGETVLVSAYPAMLANLPPREVLRSVVDQLLTEGKRPEVRDLLDELLHMIACKAAVKYGDRLTPEEIEALLAQRHLAQDHHHCPHGRPTALVFTREQLDRQFKRI encoded by the coding sequence ATGCCCACGATTCGCCAACTCTCGTCGCTTGTGGTGAACAAAATCGCCGCCGGGGAGGTGATTGAGCGGCCTGCGAGCGTGGTCAAGGAACTCGTCGAGAATTCGCTCGACGCGGGCGCCCGGCGGATCGACGTCGTCGTCGAACAGGGAGGGACCGAGCTGATCTCGATCAACGACGACGGGTGCGGGATCGCGGCCGAGGAACTGCCGCTGGCCGTGGCGAGTCACGCCACCAGCAAGATCCGCGACGCCGACGATCTGTTCCGCGTGGCGACCTTGGGATTCCGCGGCGAGGCGCTTGCGTCGATCGCGGCGGTCAGTCGGATGACAATCCGCAGCCGCGTGGCCGAAGCGGAGTCGGCCGCGGAGTTGGAGATCGTCGGCGGGCGGGCTGAACCGATTCGCCCCGCGGCCGGACCGATTGGGACGCGGATCGAGGTGCGGCAGTTGTTCTTCAACACGCCGGTTCGGCAGAAGTTCATGCGGACCGCCCCAACCGAGTCGGGGCACATCGTCGAGGCGCTTACGCGAGCGGCGCTCGCTCACCCGCGGGTCCACTTCGCGCTCTCGCACGGGGGGCGATTGCTCCACGACTTGCCGCCGGCCGACTTGCCGCAACGGATCGCGGCCCTATTCGGCCCCGACCTGGCCGCGGCGCTGATCCCGGTCGAGAGCGTCGAGCCGGAGCTGCGTCTGCACGGGTTCGTGGCCAACCCCAGCGAGAGTCGTCCCAACAATCGCATGCAGTACCTGTTCCTTAACGGCCGGCCGATCCGCGACCGATCGCTGCAACACGCGCTGGGAGAAGCGTACCGGGGGTTGTTGCTCACGGGTCGGTACCCGGTTTGTTTTCTCCACCTGGAGATGCCCCCCGCGGCGATCGACGTCAACGTCCACCCGACGAAGCTCGAGGTGCGGTTCCAAGACGGGGGGCGGGTCTACAGTCAGTTGCTCGCCACGTTGCGCACCAAGTTCCTGTCGACCGACTTGGCGGCCCGGGGCAATCTCGCCGCGGCTGCCGGCGGAGCGGGAGTGCTGGGAGACGAAGCCGCTAACACACAGGTCAGCGAGCTGGTGGCTTGGGCCCAGCGGCAGACGACGTTCGTGGCCCCACTCGAGGAGGGGGGCGGGGCGTTCGGCGATTCGCCGATCGGGGCGCGCGACCGCGGACCGCTCGCGATGCACGCGGTCGATCCGCTGGCGACGGCGCGGACGGCGATGGGGGGCGCTAGGCCGTCAGCGACGGGCGAATCGACGGGGGCGCAGCAAGGGGGCGGCGGGGAAAACTGCATCGCTGAGCAGGAGGGCCGCGTCGACGGGGGGCACGGGGTTCCCGCACCGCAAGGGGCGACCTTGCGGGCGCTGCAAATCCACGACCGCTATCTCGTGGCCGAGACGGCCGAGGGGCTCGAGGTCATCGACCAGCACGCCCTCCACGAGCGGATCCTGTACGAGGCGCTCCGCGAGCGGGTGCTCGCCGGAGCGCTCGAGTCGCAGCGGCTGCTGGTTCCCGAGCCGGTCGACCTGCCGGCGGCCGAGGCGGCCGCGGCGCTCGAGCAGCGCGAGCTGTTGGCCCAACTGGGGATCGAAGTCGAGGGATTCGGGGGGGAAACGGTGCTCGTCTCGGCCTATCCGGCCATGCTGGCGAACCTGCCGCCGCGGGAGGTGCTCCGGAGCGTGGTGGACCAGCTTCTGACCGAAGGGAAACGTCCCGAAGTGCGGGACCTGCTGGACGAACTGTTGCACATGATCGCCTGCAAGGCGGCGGTCAAGTACGGCGATCGGCTGACCCCCGAGGAGATCGAGGCCCTGCTCGCCCAGCGGCATTTGGCCCAGGACCACCATCACTGCCCGCACGGTCGGCCGACGGCTCTGGTGTTTACCCGGGAACAGCTCGATCGGCAGTTCAAGAGGATTTGA
- a CDS encoding sigma-54-dependent Fis family transcriptional regulator — MAKTTAAKAGPPIKVLVIDDDEAHAETVADSLASVGYDCTVADSGTLGLAMLERDAFEVVVTDLRMKDSTGLDVLAKSREVLPDAEVIVVTGHGTVQSAVEAMQQGAFNYLLKPLDLKQLRAVVDNAARNQHLRRANAELNRRLDEKFGFEGVVGNSPQMHEVVSRLQRIAPTDATVLIQGDTGTGKELIAQAIHQNSPRKNRPFVALNCAALSENILESELFGHVRGAFTDASADRIGKFEYAHGGTLFLDEVGDMPLPTQIKLLRVLESREITRVGSNEPIPVNVRILSATNRDLEDAIAAGTFREDLYHRLKVLTVRLPRLAERAGDIPLLIEHFVKMHASRHHKEITSMSNAARRRLTTFPWPGNVRQLKNAIESMVVVDYDGVLDLDDLPPELSDGDALPAPLEATPAEAAGLGELVGKPLAEIEGIFIGETLLATGGNREEAAKLLGIGERTLYRKIKEFGLN; from the coding sequence ATGGCCAAGACGACCGCCGCCAAAGCTGGACCGCCGATCAAGGTGCTGGTGATCGACGACGACGAGGCGCATGCCGAGACGGTCGCCGACAGCCTGGCGTCGGTCGGGTACGACTGCACGGTGGCCGACAGCGGGACGCTGGGGCTGGCGATGCTCGAGCGGGACGCCTTCGAGGTGGTCGTCACGGATCTGCGGATGAAGGATTCGACCGGGCTTGACGTGCTGGCCAAGTCGCGCGAGGTGCTCCCCGACGCCGAGGTCATCGTCGTCACCGGGCACGGCACGGTCCAGTCGGCGGTCGAGGCGATGCAGCAGGGGGCGTTCAATTACCTGCTCAAGCCGCTCGACCTCAAGCAACTGCGGGCAGTGGTCGACAACGCGGCACGGAACCAGCACCTGCGACGGGCCAACGCGGAGCTCAATCGCCGGCTCGACGAGAAGTTCGGCTTCGAGGGGGTCGTGGGGAACAGCCCCCAGATGCACGAGGTGGTCAGCCGGCTGCAGCGGATCGCCCCGACCGACGCCACCGTGCTGATTCAGGGAGACACCGGCACGGGGAAGGAGTTGATCGCTCAGGCGATTCACCAGAACAGCCCGCGGAAGAACCGCCCGTTTGTGGCGCTCAACTGCGCCGCGCTCAGCGAGAACATCCTTGAGAGCGAGTTGTTCGGACACGTGCGGGGGGCCTTCACCGACGCCAGCGCGGACCGGATCGGCAAGTTCGAGTACGCGCACGGCGGAACCCTGTTCCTGGACGAAGTGGGAGACATGCCGCTCCCCACGCAGATCAAACTGCTGCGGGTGCTTGAAAGCCGCGAGATCACGCGCGTCGGATCCAACGAACCGATTCCCGTGAACGTGCGGATCCTCTCGGCGACCAACCGAGACCTGGAAGACGCAATCGCTGCGGGAACGTTTCGCGAGGACCTGTACCATCGTCTCAAAGTCCTGACGGTGCGATTGCCTCGGCTGGCCGAGCGGGCTGGGGACATTCCGCTGTTGATCGAGCACTTCGTCAAGATGCACGCCAGCCGGCACCATAAAGAGATCACGAGCATGAGCAACGCGGCCCGGCGACGACTGACGACGTTTCCCTGGCCAGGCAACGTGCGGCAGCTCAAGAACGCGATCGAGAGCATGGTGGTCGTCGACTACGACGGCGTTTTGGACCTGGACGACCTGCCGCCGGAACTGTCGGACGGCGACGCGCTGCCGGCGCCCCTGGAAGCGACGCCGGCCGAAGCGGCAGGCCTCGGCGAACTGGTGGGCAAGCCGCTCGCGGAAATCGAGGGGATCTTCATCGGCGAAACGCTGCTAGCGACCGGCGGCAACCGCGAAGAAGCCGCCAAACTGCTGGGCATCGGCGAACGGACGTTGTATCGGAAGATTAAGGAATTCGGTCTGAATTGA
- a CDS encoding sensor histidine kinase has product MTAPPTSADVQQRLIAQYTEIAQLAGALAHEIKNPLSTIRLNMELLAEDLDDPQTPAQRRALKRIDVVQRECQRLQQLLDDFLNYAKVRRLNLKPTDLNREIQEVLEFFAPEAQAAGVEVLRYFDPDLPTVQLDREGFRGALLNLLINAKQAMPHGGQLVVRTTTVADQAVLHLIDTGVGIDDHTAAHMFEAFFSTKPGGSGLGLPTAGKIIEAHGGRIQVQSEVGQGTQFTIELPATPRLK; this is encoded by the coding sequence ATGACCGCTCCCCCCACCTCCGCCGATGTGCAGCAGCGCCTCATTGCGCAGTACACCGAAATTGCGCAGTTAGCCGGGGCGCTTGCGCACGAGATCAAGAATCCGCTGTCGACGATCCGGCTCAACATGGAACTGTTGGCCGAGGATTTAGACGATCCGCAAACGCCGGCTCAAAGACGCGCCCTCAAGCGGATCGACGTCGTCCAGCGGGAGTGCCAGCGGCTGCAGCAACTGCTGGACGACTTTCTCAACTACGCGAAGGTGCGGCGGCTCAACCTGAAGCCGACCGACCTGAACCGCGAGATCCAGGAAGTGCTGGAGTTTTTCGCCCCCGAGGCCCAGGCCGCGGGGGTCGAGGTGTTGCGGTACTTCGATCCCGACTTGCCGACGGTGCAGCTCGATCGCGAAGGATTCCGCGGGGCGCTGCTCAACCTGCTGATCAACGCCAAGCAAGCGATGCCGCACGGGGGCCAACTCGTCGTGCGGACGACCACCGTCGCAGATCAGGCGGTGCTCCACCTCATCGACACCGGGGTGGGGATCGACGACCACACGGCGGCTCACATGTTCGAGGCGTTCTTTTCGACCAAGCCAGGTGGCTCGGGCCTGGGGCTGCCGACCGCGGGAAAGATCATCGAGGCCCACGGCGGGCGGATCCAGGTGCAAAGCGAAGTGGGCCAAGGGACGCAGTTCACGATCGAGTTGCCCGCGACGCCGCGGCTGAAATGA
- the pnp gene encoding polyribonucleotide nucleotidyltransferase, whose translation MNKVRVERQIGKGIFSIETGVLAKQAAGACLVQYGDTVVFCAAATDRPRPGIDFFPLTCDYRERTAAAGKFPGGFLKREGRPTTKEILTARLMDRPIRPLFAEGFIDEVQIQAFVMSSDRQTDGDVLAMNGAAAALGISHLPFMGPLASVRLGKIDGKLVPFPTHDELEFSTLDLIVSGTKDAVLMIEGFSREMPEDEMTEALLEAHRIVRELCDLQDELIAKVGVPKMEFQAPPSDGLYDLLKSKYAGALKDAKSTEGKQARAEAVGALKKQVLADVIPDPEAEGAFTLASFGKSWHDLEAFVVRESILAGRRPDGRDHKTLRQIACDVDLFPRVHGSAMFQRGETQAVVTVTLGTGRDEQRVDGLVEEYSKRFMLDYNFPSFSVGEVRPIRGPGRREIGHGALAERSLNPVLPDHDDFPYTIRVISDIFESNGSSSMASVCGGTLGMMAAGVPITNPVAGISTGLVKEGDRWVLLTDIIGDEDHFGDMDFKIAGTQNGITGIQLDLKISGISEEIIRATLAQSREARIEILRAMLSTISRPRAGVSESAPRLVRTQINPDKIGLLIGPGGKTIRAIQEEAGVTIDVEEDGTVTIAGSDEASAAAGLARVEALTASVQVGRIYDGTVTSVKDFGAFVEILPGRDGLCHISELSNEYVASVGDVCKVGDKMKVKVIAVDEQDRVKLSRRAAMQEADGAVSGSPA comes from the coding sequence TTGAACAAAGTTCGCGTTGAACGACAAATCGGCAAGGGAATCTTCTCGATCGAGACCGGCGTGCTGGCCAAACAGGCGGCCGGAGCGTGTTTGGTGCAGTACGGCGACACGGTCGTCTTCTGCGCCGCGGCGACCGACAGACCTCGTCCCGGCATCGACTTCTTCCCGTTGACCTGCGACTACCGCGAGCGAACCGCCGCGGCGGGCAAATTCCCCGGCGGCTTTCTGAAACGCGAAGGCCGCCCCACGACCAAGGAAATCCTCACCGCCCGGCTCATGGACCGGCCGATCCGGCCCCTGTTCGCCGAGGGGTTCATCGACGAAGTGCAGATCCAGGCCTTCGTCATGTCAAGCGATCGCCAGACCGACGGCGACGTGTTGGCGATGAACGGCGCCGCCGCGGCCCTGGGCATTTCACACCTGCCGTTTATGGGCCCGCTGGCCTCGGTGCGGTTGGGCAAGATCGACGGCAAGCTCGTGCCGTTCCCCACCCATGACGAACTGGAATTCAGCACGCTCGATCTGATCGTCTCGGGCACCAAGGACGCCGTGCTGATGATCGAAGGATTCTCGCGCGAGATGCCCGAGGACGAGATGACCGAGGCGCTTTTGGAAGCGCATCGGATCGTGCGGGAACTGTGCGACCTGCAAGACGAGTTGATCGCCAAGGTCGGCGTCCCGAAGATGGAATTCCAGGCCCCGCCGAGCGACGGGCTGTACGACCTGCTCAAGAGCAAGTACGCCGGGGCGCTTAAGGATGCCAAGTCGACCGAAGGGAAGCAGGCCCGCGCCGAAGCGGTCGGCGCCCTCAAGAAGCAAGTCCTGGCCGACGTGATCCCCGACCCCGAAGCGGAGGGAGCGTTCACGCTCGCTTCCTTCGGCAAGTCGTGGCATGACCTCGAAGCGTTCGTCGTTCGCGAGTCGATTCTTGCAGGCCGCCGTCCGGACGGACGCGACCACAAGACGCTGCGGCAAATCGCCTGCGACGTCGATCTGTTCCCGCGCGTGCACGGCTCGGCGATGTTCCAGCGGGGCGAAACCCAAGCGGTCGTCACCGTCACCCTGGGAACGGGACGCGACGAGCAACGCGTCGACGGACTGGTCGAGGAATACTCGAAGCGGTTCATGCTCGACTACAATTTCCCGTCGTTCTCGGTCGGCGAAGTGCGGCCGATTCGCGGCCCCGGGCGACGCGAGATCGGGCACGGAGCCCTCGCCGAGCGGAGCCTCAACCCGGTCCTCCCGGACCACGACGACTTTCCCTACACGATCCGCGTCATCTCGGACATTTTCGAGTCGAACGGATCGAGTTCGATGGCCTCGGTCTGCGGCGGGACGTTGGGGATGATGGCGGCCGGCGTGCCGATCACCAATCCCGTCGCGGGGATCTCGACCGGCTTGGTCAAGGAAGGGGACCGCTGGGTCCTGCTGACCGACATCATCGGCGACGAGGATCACTTCGGCGACATGGACTTCAAGATCGCCGGGACGCAGAACGGCATCACCGGCATCCAACTCGACCTGAAGATCAGCGGCATCAGCGAGGAGATCATCCGCGCCACGTTGGCCCAGAGCCGCGAAGCGCGAATCGAAATCTTGCGGGCGATGCTCTCGACGATCTCGCGTCCGCGGGCCGGAGTGAGCGAGAGCGCCCCGCGGTTGGTCCGCACGCAGATCAACCCCGACAAGATCGGGTTGCTGATCGGCCCCGGCGGCAAGACGATCCGGGCGATCCAGGAAGAAGCGGGCGTGACGATCGACGTCGAGGAGGACGGCACCGTCACGATTGCCGGCTCCGACGAAGCGTCAGCCGCCGCCGGCTTGGCGCGGGTCGAGGCCCTGACCGCCAGCGTCCAGGTGGGCCGCATCTACGACGGCACGGTGACCAGCGTCAAGGACTTCGGCGCCTTCGTCGAGATCCTGCCGGGCCGCGACGGGTTGTGCCACATCAGCGAATTGTCGAACGAGTACGTCGCCAGCGTCGGCGACGTCTGCAAGGTGGGCGACAAGATGAAGGTCAAGGTGATCGCGGTCGACGAACAAGACCGCGTGAAGCTGAGCCGTCGCGCCGCCATGCAGGAAGCCGATGGCGCCGTCTCCGGCTCGCCGGCTTAA
- the rpsO gene encoding 30S ribosomal protein S15 encodes MSVTKEQKSALVQQFGRNTTDSGSPEVQIAILTSRIATMTEHLQSNKKDYASRRGLLGMVSRRRRLLDYVKAHNPELYLDLLRRLDIRK; translated from the coding sequence ATGTCAGTCACGAAAGAGCAGAAGAGCGCCCTGGTTCAGCAGTTCGGTCGCAACACGACGGACTCTGGTTCGCCGGAGGTGCAGATCGCGATCCTGACCAGTCGGATTGCGACGATGACCGAGCATCTGCAGTCGAACAAGAAGGACTATGCGAGCCGTCGGGGCTTGCTGGGCATGGTGAGCCGTCGCCGGCGGTTGTTGGACTACGTAAAGGCCCACAATCCCGAGTTGTATCTCGATCTGCTCCGCCGGCTCGATATTCGCAAATAG